The proteins below are encoded in one region of Oncorhynchus gorbuscha isolate QuinsamMale2020 ecotype Even-year linkage group LG01, OgorEven_v1.0, whole genome shotgun sequence:
- the LOC124048561 gene encoding ly6/PLAUR domain-containing protein 6B-like, translating into MSLTTTLYLLAMVAMCDQVKSHRINFYNVKPPVEATPFPKSFKCFTCERAVDNYTCNRWAEDKWCPPNSQFCMTVHHFTSHGKTKFVTKKCAAREECHTSGCRHHRDLGHTECVSCCEGMICNVEVPTNHTNAVFAMRQQAYSSAPSQTPVRTTWSCCWLTLLPTLCLGLTRLVLL; encoded by the exons ATGTCATTGACCACCACTCTCTATCTCCTGGCAATGGTGGCAATGTGTGACCAGGTTAAATCTCATCGCATCAACTTCTACAATGTCAAACCTCCTGTGGAAG CCACTCCGTTCCCTAAGAGCTTCAAGTGCTTCACCTGTGAGAGAGCTGTGGACAACTACACCTGCAACCGCTGGGCTGAGGACAAGTGGTGTCCACCGA ATAGCCAGTTCTGTATGACAGTGCACCATTTCACCAGTCACGGCAAGACCAAGTTTGTGACCAAGAAGTGTGCTGCTCGTGAGGAGTGTCATACGTCTGGCTGTAGACACCACAGGGACCTAGGTCACACT GAGTGTGTGTCATGCTGTGAGGGTATGATCTGCAACGTGGAGGTCCCTACCAACCACACCAATGCTGTGTTTGCCATGAGGCAGCAGGCCTACAGCTCAGCCCCATCCCAGACTCCTGTTAGGACGACGTGGAGCTGCTGCTGGCTGACGTTACTGCCCACTCTGTGCCTGGGGCTGACCAGGCTGGTCCTACTGTGA